From the Peromyscus leucopus breed LL Stock chromosome 8b, UCI_PerLeu_2.1, whole genome shotgun sequence genome, one window contains:
- the LOC114681502 gene encoding olfactory receptor 10-like has translation MESFNISLGGVFILVGFSDWPQLEIIFFIYILIFYSFTLFGNTAIIALSRKDPQLHTPMYFFLSHLSFLDLCYTTSTVPQLLINLRGLDRTISYRGCVAQLFIVLALGSTESVLLVVMAFDRYAAVCRPLHYTTIMHPLLCQALAVVSWMGGLMNSLIQTSLMMTMPLCGRRLNHFFCEMPVFLKLACEDTEGTEAKMFVARVVIVAIPAVLILGSYTQIARAVLKVKSTAGRRKAIGTCGSHLLVVSLFYGSATYTYLQPKDSYSESNGKFVALFYTIITPMLNPLIYTLRNKDVKGALWRVLGRGTATG, from the coding sequence ATGGAAAGCTTCAACATCAGTTTGGGAGGAGTCTTCATTTTGGTGGGgttctcagactggcctcaactaGAAATCatcttctttatttatattttgattttctacTCCTTCACTCTCTTTGGCAACACCGCCATCATTGCTCTCTCCAGAAAGGACCCTCAATTacacactcccatgtacttcttcctctcccacctctccttcctggaCCTCTGCTATACCACCAGCACTGTGCCCCAACTCCTGATCAACCTTCGTGGACTTGACAGGACCATCAGCTATAGAGGGTGTGTGGCTCAGCTGTTCATAGTTCTCGCTCTGGGCTCCACAGAGAGTGTGCTCCTGGTGGTGATGGCCTTTGACCGCTATGCTGCTGTGTGTCGTCCTCTGCACTACACGACCATCATGCACCCCCTTCTCTGCCAGGCATTGGCTGTTGTCTCCTGGATGGGAGGCCTCATGAACTCTCTGATCCAGACAAGCCTTATGATGACCATGCCCCTCTGTGGCCGTCGACTGAACCACTTCTTCTGTGAGATGCCCGTGTTTCTCAAGTTGGCCTGTGAAGACACAGAAGGAACAGAGGCCAAGATGTTTGTGGCCAGAGTGGTGATTGTTGCAATTCCAGCTGTGCTCATCCTGGGCTCCTATACACAGATTGCCAGGGCTGTGCTGAAGGTCAAGTCAACAGCTGGTCGCAGAAAGGCTATTGGGACCTGTGGTTCCCACCTCCTGGTAGTTTCTCTGTTTTATGGCTCAGCCACCTACACATACTTACAGCCCAAAGACAGCTATTCTGAGAGTAACGGAAAGTTTGTTGCCCTTTTTTATACTATCATCACCCCCATGCTCAACCCTCTGATTTATACCCTGAGGAACAAGGATGTGAAGGGGGCTCTGTGGAGGGTGCTAGGGAGAGGCACAGCCACAGGGTAG